The proteins below are encoded in one region of Brachionichthys hirsutus isolate HB-005 chromosome 12, CSIRO-AGI_Bhir_v1, whole genome shotgun sequence:
- the si:ch211-199f5.1 gene encoding protocadherin-8, with protein sequence MGEQSEGNTIRYQTNEEGAPGTVIGNLAKDMSLTQPHSSRTSFRMMKQFNDSFIRVRESDGELAVGERIDRERLCRHTPQCLVTFDVVNFSKDRYKLIHVEVEIKDINDNSPEFPHKESVVEISENAAVASRIPLDPAADADVGSNYIQSYQISVNSHFTIDVLQRADGVKYAELVLMKELDRETQASYTVNLVAADGGSPRRSGSTRITVKVTDFNDNSPVFDQNSFSVTLPEDAPVGTAILDLNAADADEGLNGEVVYGFGKQVSQEIRELFRMDNKSGRLTLRSPVDFEDKRTYEVDVQATDLGANPTPSVCKIIIHVADVNDNAPEISITPMTSIATGVAHISEAAEKDSLVALISTLDRDSGANSRVHVTLYGHEHFKLRQAYEDSYMIVTAAALDRERISEYNLTVMAEDFGSPPLRKITQYTIRLSDDNDNAPHFNKAVSEVSVVENNPPGSYITTVEASDADQGNNGKITYRLVDSHIMGSPLNTFVSLNSVSGSIYALRSFNYEVMKQLDIHIQASDGGSPQLQSTAVIRLKILDQNDNQPSIVEPALYRGSAEVFLPKDAPAGFVVTRIKATDADEGINAKLSYRMTEGGHLGFSINKDTGKMHVSRQLMYDVTDNVKVTVSVSDSGSPALTSTAVIHLSFIEGGLPTMPSLAQNGSEELFEWDMSIAIIIVLAGSCSLLLLAIILITTICNRRRKETREAGYEEKEDIPNVEKVESGHIDSLIANHKGKVFDAHPFPEKPALPSGTTTETGCEDGRQTTGVFEPNSRAMEGKLKASDGYSTLPGYGKETVRPITIWKGNSFTTISAREPHISGKDSGKGDSDFNDSDSDISGDVHKKDLNHRCFPTGLWACTSECKVLGHSDRCWSPSATRPNTSMACAPHLATFSKTASLPRDTRKDNPYPAHTPKSNALQSVYEKVQHQEFDYILVGPATPARIQETDELSIPEYTNA encoded by the exons TCCGAGGGAAATACTATCCGATACCAGACCAACGAGGAAGGCGCACCAGGTACAGTGATCGGAAACCTTGCCAAGGACATGTCCTTGACTCAGCCTCATTCTTCCAGGACCAGTTTCAGGATGATGAAACAATTCAATGATTCATTCATCAGGGTGAGAGAAAGCGACGGAGAACTCGCCGTGGGGGAAAGAATCGACAGGGAGAGACTCTGCAGACACACTCCACAGTGCCTCGTTACTTTTGACGTGGTTAATTTCTCCAAAGACCGCTACAAATTGATCCACGTTGAGGTGGAAATAAAGGACATCAATGACAATTCCCCGGAGTTCCCGCACAAGGAATCTGTGGTGGAGATCTCAGAGAACGCAGCGGTGGCGTCCCGGATCCCTTTGGACCCAGCTGCGGACGCAGACGTCGGGTCAAACTACATCCAAAGCTACCAAATTTCAGTCAACAGTCATTTCACAATTGATGTGCTCCAGCGAGCAGACGGGGTTAAATATGCGGAATTAGTGCTAATGAAGGAGCTGGACCGGGAGACGCAGGCGTCATATACCGTGAATCTGGTCGCCGCGGACGGAGGAAGCCCCCGCAGATCGGGCTCAACAAGGATCACCGTTAAAGTCACCGACTTTAACGACAACAGCCCCGTGTTTGACCAGAATAGTTTCTCTGTCACTTTGCCAGAGGACGCGCCAGTCGGCACGGCCATCCTGGACCTGAACGCAGCGGACGCGGACGAGGGGCTGAACGGAGAGGTCGTCTACGGCTTCGGAAAGCAGGTCTCCCAGGAGATACGCGAACTTTTCCGAATGGATAATAAATCGGGCCGCCTGACTCTCAGGAGTCCGGTGGATTTCGAGGACAAAAGGACGTACGAGGTGGACGTGCAGGCGACGGATCTGGGGGCGAACCCGACCCCCTCCGTGTGCAAAATCATCATTCACGTCGCGGACGTGAATGACAATGCCCCGGAAATCAGCATCACGCCAATGACCTCCATCGCGACGGGCGTCGCGCACATCAGCGAGGCTGCGGAGAAGGACAGCCTGGTGGCACTGATCAGCACCCTGGACAGAGACTCGGGCGCGAACAGCCGCGTGCACGTCACGCTGTACGGGCACGAGCACTTCAAGCTGCGACAGGCGTACGAGGACAGCTACATGATAGTCACGGCGGCCGCTCTGGACAGAGAGCGGATCAGTGAGTACAACCTGACAGTCATGGCCGAAGACTTTGGGTCGCCGCCGCTGAGGAAGATCACCCAGTACACCATCAGACTGAGCGATGACAACGACAACGCCCCCCACTTTAATAAAGCTGTGAGTGAGGTCTCAGTGGTGGAGAACAACCCCCCCGGGTCCTACATCACCACGGTGGAGGCCAGTGACGCGGATCAGGGCAATAATGGCAAAATCACCTACAGACTGGTGGACAGTCATATCATGGGGTCTCCACTAAACACCTTCGTGTCCCTTAATTCAGTGTCTGGCTCCATATATGCGCTCAGAAGTTTCAACTATGAAGTAATGAAGCAGCTGGACATACACATCCAGGCGAGTGACGGGGGGTCACCACAGCTGCAGAGCACAGCTGTCATCAGACTGAAAATCCTCGATCAGAACGACAACCAGCCGTCCATCGTAGAGCCGGCGCTCTACAGAGGATCTGCGGAGGTTTTCCTGCCCAAAGATGCGCCTGCAGGTTTCGTGGTAACCCGCATAAAGGCCACGGATGCTGATGAAGGCATAAACGCAAAGCTGTCCTACAGAATGACAGAGGGGGGGCACCTGGGCTTCTCCATCAACAAAGACACGGGGAAGATGCACGTGAGCCGACAGCTGATGTATGATGTCACAGACAATGTCAAAGTCACAGTGTCAGTCAGTGACAGTGGATCCCCTGCGCTTACCTCCACAGCCGTTATACACCTGAGCTTCATAGAAGGAGGTCTCCCCACCATGCCGTCTTTGGCTCAAAATGGCAGCGAGGAGCTTTTTGAGTGGGACATGTCCATAGCCATCATAATTGTCCTGGCAGGGAgctgctctctcctcctgctggctATTATTCTCATCACAACCATTTGCAACCGCAGGAGAAAAGAGACAAGGGAGGCGGGGTatgaggaaaaagaggacaTACCAAATGTGGAGAAAGTGGAAAGCGGTCATATTGATTCATTGATTGCCAACCACAAAGGCAAAGTGTTTGATGCCCATCCATTTCCAGAGAAACCTGCACTGCCCAGCGGCACCACAACAGAGACAGGCTGTGAGGATGGCAGACAGACAACAGGCGTATTTGAGCCAAACAGCAGAGCGATGGAGGGTAAACTAAAGGCAAGtgac GGTTATTCGACGCTGCCAGGATACGGGAAAGAAACAGTCAGACCAATAACGATATGGAAGGGTAATTCATTCACAACGATCTCAGCCAGAGAGCCTCACATCAGTGGCAAGGACAGTGGGAAGGGGGACAGCGACTTCAATGACAGCGATTCTGACATCAGTGGGGATGTGCACAAGAAAGA TCTAAAC CACCGCTGCTTTCCCACAGGTCTCTGGGCATGTACCAGCGAGTGCAAAGTGTTGGGACACTCGGACCGCTGCTGGAGCCCATCGGCTACAAGGCCCAACACGAGCATGGCCTGTGCGCCGCACCTGGCGACGTTCTCCAAGACAGCGTCCCTTCCTCGGGACACCAGGAAAGACAACCCCTACCCGGCTCACACACCCAAAAGCAATGCGCTGCAAAGTGTGTATGAAAAGGTTCAGCACCAGGAGTTTGATTATATTCTTGTTGGACCAGCGACACCGGCCAGAATACAGGAAACGGATGAGCTATCCATTCCGGAGTACACAAACGCTTAA
- the cnmd gene encoding leukocyte cell-derived chemotaxin 1, with translation MKETEERVQNATRGSLFIEHCTSVEQCRPTSTAGSRLLRLGAVALIVAAVMMLCASMAALYLQKVSDKNVYNVRYRVNINGEVTEGSVEIDSDNNLERLEAGSGTEEAVQIRDFQIGITGIRFFGGDKCYIKSQIKANLPHMGAHNKELLMLDLTDEVIPVRFDEEVLKWVSAARPLKDTSFLSHKILDLCRDLPIFWLQPVHHKDGERRKRDVPQSNRQFNMEEIEPAAGDSEPVNHTADDTSSIKEEDEGLRSAEGSAYNPENPYHRSKGAGGRGAMIFDTMLDHQGICCAECERSYTHCQRICQPLQGYWPWPYNYRGCQVACRVIMPCRWWVARILGVA, from the exons ATGAAAGAGACGGAGGAAAGAGTCCAAAATGCCACTCGTGGATCACTCTTTATTGAGCACTGCACATCTGTG GAACAATGCAGGCCGACCTCTACCGCAGGCAGCCGTCTCCTGAGACTTGGAGCTGTGGCTCTCATTGTTGCTGCAGTGATGATGTTGTGTGCATCTATGGCTGCTCTGTACCTGCAGAAAGTCAGCGATAAAAAT GTTTATAATGTTCGTTACCGTGTGAACATCAATGGGGAGGTGACAGAGGGCTCTGTGGAAATTGATTCTGACAACAACCTGGAGCGACTTGAAGCTGGGAGTGGAACTGAAGAAGCCGTGCAGATTCGTGACTTTCAAATT GGAATAACTGGAATCCGCTTCTTTGGAGGAGACAAGTGCTACATAAAATCCCAAATCAAAGCCAACCTTCCTCACATGGGAGCTCACaacaaagagctgctgatgCTGGACCTG ACTGATGAAGTCATTCCAGTGAGGTTTGACGAGGAAGTCCTCAAATGGGTCTCTGCAGCGCGGCCGCTAAAAGACACCAGTTTTCTGAGCCACAAAATCCTCGACCTGTGTAGAGATCTTCCCATTTTCTGGCTCCAACCTGTTCACCATAAAG ATggggagaggagaaagagagatgtaCCACAATCCAATCGGCAGTTTAACATGGAGGAGATTGAGCCAGCTGCTGGGGACAGCGAGCCGGTGAATCACACAGCAGATGACACCTCCAGCAtcaaggaggaagacgaggggcTGAGGTCCGCAGAGGGGTCAGCGTACAATCCTGAAAATCCTTATCAT CGCAGCAAAGGGGCTGGAGGAAGAGGCGCCATGATCTTTGACACCATGTTAGACCACCAGGGAATCTGCTGTGCAGAGTGCGAACGCAGCTACACTCACTGTCAGAGAATATGCCAACCCCTGCAAGGATACTGGCCTTGGCCCTACAACTACAGAGGATGCCAGGTAGCTTGCCGGGTCATTATGCCTTGTCGCTGGTGGGTGGCACGCATTTTAGGAGTTGCATAA
- the ednrbb gene encoding LOW QUALITY PROTEIN: endothelin receptor type B (The sequence of the model RefSeq protein was modified relative to this genomic sequence to represent the inferred CDS: deleted 1 base in 1 codon): MDKVVLGVLVNASLPSHLLILVAISSLVTGGAFGCWQRSQQTVGMSAALMKLAFGSSVGFDTAGPRTPCPPMCLESAIIRDAFKYVNTVVSVVVFVFGIVGNSALLKIIYGNKCMRSGPSILIASLALGDLIHIMVGVPVNAYRVSYPAHAVQPERDAAATHPLSLIAEDWPFGVILCKLVPFIQKTSVGITALSLCALSVDRYGAVVSWNRIKGIVISAWTAIEITLIWVISILLAVPEVVGFDTITMDYRDKHLRMCLLHPYQNTQFMQFYKSAKDWWLFGFYFCMPLAWTAVFYTRMTRQMLKSTDNASSDQTKQRREVENTTFCLVAVFALCWFPLYLSRILKLTTYDEKDPNRCQLLTIFLVLDYFGINMASLNSCINPIALHIVSKRFNLHFRACLCSWCLPLRADARNGVQSVLKSRMQDHAVEHNCNIKARKQTSTPPP; the protein is encoded by the exons ATGGACAAAGTGGTACTGGGAGTACTGGTAAATGCCAGCCTGCCCAGTCACCTGCTGATACTGGTAGCCATCTCCTCACTGGTCACCGGCGGCGCCTTCGGCTGCTGGCAGCGCTCGCAGCAAACAGTCGGCATGTCGGCTGCTCTGATGAAGTTGGCATTTGGAAGCAGTGTTGGCTTCGAC ACGGCAGGGCCAAGAACACCTTGCCCTCCTATGTGCCTGGAGTCGGCCATAATCAGAGATGCATTCAAATACGTCAATACTGTGgtctctgttgttgtttttgtttttggaattgTGGGGAATTCAGCCTTGCTGAAAATAATATATGGAAACAAATGCATGAGAAGTGGACCGAGCATTCTCATTGCAAGTCTCGCTTTGGGCGATCTCATCCACATCATGGTCGGCGTTCCTGTCAACGCGTACAGGGTGAGTTACCCCGCCCATGCTGTGCAGCCAGAACGAGACGCCGCTGCAACACATCCTCTCTCT ctTATAGCAGAAGATTGGCCATTTGGTGTCATCCTGTGCAAACTTGTCCCCTTCATCCAGAAGACCTCTGTTGGAATTACCGCGCTGAGCTTATGCGCTTTGAGTGTTGACAG ATACGGAGCCGTAGTGTCCTGGAATCGAATCAAAGGCATCGTGATTTCAGCGTGGACTGCAATCGAAATAACGCTAATATGGGTTATTTCTATCCTGCTGGCTGTGCCTGAAGTTGTCGGCTTTGATACGATAACAATGGACTATAGAGACAAGCATCTGAGGATGTGTTTGCTTCATCCCTATCAAAACACGCAGTTCATGCAG TTTTATAAATCAGCGAAGGACTGGTGGCTCTTTGGCTTCTACTTTTGCATGCCGCTGGCTTGGACCGCCGTTTTCTACACGCGGATGACCAGACAAATGCTGAAGAGCACCGACAACGCATCGAGTGACCAAACCAAGCAG AGACGAGAAGTTGAAAACACGACCTTCTGCCTGGTGGCTGTGTTTGCACTTTGTTGGTTTCCTCTGTACCTGAGCAGAATCCTAAAATTAACCACATATGACGAGAAAGATCCCAATAGGTGTCAGCTCCTGAC CATCTTTCTAGTCTTGGACTATTTTGGCATCAACATGGCATCACTTAACTCTTGCATCAACCCGATTGCCCTGCACATAGTCAGCAAGAGATTTAATCTACATTTCAGG GCGTGCCTGTGCAGCTGGTGCCTGCCTCTGCGAGCTGATGCCCGCAACGGCGTGCAGTCTGTTTTGAAGTCCAGAATGCAGGATCACGCCGTAGAGCAC AACTGCAACATCAAAGCTCGTAAACagacttccacacctccaccttAG